From one Bos javanicus breed banteng chromosome 15, ARS-OSU_banteng_1.0, whole genome shotgun sequence genomic stretch:
- the LOC133261468 gene encoding olfactory receptor 5M3 produces MFNFTDVTEFILLGLTSYREWQVLLFVSFLLVYVITMVGNIGMILLIKVSPQLSSPMYFFLSHLSFVDVWFSSNVTPKMLENLLSETKTISYAGCLVQCFFFIALVHVEVFILAVMAFDRYMAIGNPLLYGSKMSRVVCIRLISFPYVYGFLISLAATLWTYGLYFCRKIEINHFYCADPPLIKMACAGTFVKEYTMLILAGINFVYSLNVVILPYLFILIAILWMNLAEGRCKAFSTCGSHLTAVVIFYGTLIFMYLQRPTEESVEQGKMVAVFYTTVIPMLNPMIYSLRNRDVKEAMNKVIGRTILTK; encoded by the coding sequence atgttCAACTTCACGGATGTGACAGAGTTCATTCTTTTGGGACTAACTAGTTATCGGGAATGGCAAGTTCTCTTGTTTGTCAGTTTCCTGCTGGTCTACGTGATCACCATGGTGGGTAATATCGGCATGATCCTGTTAATTAAGGTCAGTCCGCAACTCAGCAGCCCCATGTACTTTTTTTTGAGTCATTTGTCATTTGTTGATGTGTGGTTTTCCTCCAATGTCACTCCTAAAATGCTGGAAAACCTGTTATCAGAGACAAAAACGATTTCTTATGCTGGCTGTTTGGtacagtgtttcttttttattgctctTGTCCATGTAGAAGTTTTCATTCTTGCTGTGATGGCCTTTGATAGATACATGGCCATTGGGAACCCTTTGCTCTATGGCAGCAAAATGTCAAGGGTTGTCTGTATCCGACTGATTTCTTTCCCGTATGTGTATGGTTTTCTGATTAGTCTGGCAGCAACATTATGGACCTATGGCTTGTACTTCTGTAGGAAGATTGAGATCAACCACTTCTACTGTGCAGACCCACCTCTCATCAAAATGGCTTGTGCTGGAACCTTTgtaaaagaatatacaatgctCATACTGGCTGGCATTAACTTTGTATATTCTCTAAATGTAGTTATCTTACCTTACCTGTTCATCCTCATTGCCATTCTATGGATGAACTTGGCGGAAGGGAGGTGcaaggccttctccacctgtggatCCCATTTGACAGCTGTCGTCATATTCTATGGAACCCTTATTTTTATGTATCTCCAACGTCCCACAGAGGAGTCTGTGGAGCAGGGGAAGATGGTGGCTGTGTTTTACACCACGGTGATCCCCATGTTGAACCCCATGATCTACAGTCTGAGGAACAGAGATGTGAAAGAGGCCATGAACAAAGTGATCGGCAGGACAATTTTAACAAAgtaa